In the genome of Pseudanabaena sp. BC1403, the window TCATCTTTAGTTTTGGTAATAGTAAAATTTTGCCGATTCAAATTACGCCGAGGTCTTTAACTAAAAGATGCTAACATCACAAAAATTGCTATTTAATGAATATCTTATTCTCAAGATAACCCGATCGGAGGACAAAATATTCAAACTAGGTATGCTATGATACATCACAATTAAGGTTTGATGTAGCTAAAATCTAGCAACATTCGTAATAGTAGTCAGTTATCTTAGATTTAATCTGTTATTATAGATTTACTAAAGTTAACTTAGATTATGTCGAAAGCACTAAGGGTTGAAAAATCCTAGCTAATTACACAAATCAACGCAAACTTAAAAATTTAACTCTCGTGAGGAGTGGAATAATGAAAAAAGTATCTTTGAATCTAGCTGGCAGCCTAAGTCTATTAGGTGTTATTGGTGCAGTCGCCGCAACCCCTGCATTTGCTGAAACGACTACAAATGTTTCACAAGTTAGCCAAGCTATGAGCAGCGATCCAGTTGCTCAAAACGTAACTTCAGTATCTCAACTTAGCGATGTTAAGCCAACTGACTGGGCTTTCACCGCACTCCAATCCTTGGTAGAGCGCTACGGTTGTATCGCTGGCTATCCTGACAGTACTTTCCGTGGTAGACAAGCAACCAGCCGCTATGAATTTGCCGCAGGTTTGAATGCTTGTTTAGACAAGATTAACGAAATCATTTCCGCAGGTTTGGCTGACAAGGTTAGCAAAGAAGACCTCGCTACCTTGCAAAAGCTTCAAGAAGAGTTTGCTGCTGAACTAGCAACCCTTCGTGGTCGTGTCGATGCTCTTGACGCTAAAGTCGCTAAGCTCGAAGCTCAACAGTTCTCCACCACTACCAAGCTTTCTGGCGAAGCAATCATGTCCGTCCAAGGTGCTAGTGGTAATTCGGGAACTACAACCAGCACAAATGTTTTCGTATCTAGCCGCGTTCGTCTAGACCTCAACACCAGCTTCACAGGCAGCGACTTGTTGAAGACCAGACTAGAAGTTGGTAATGGCGGAACAACTAATATTCCTGGAGTATTTGGTGCTGGTACAACTACTGGAACTACTGGTGTTGCTAGCAATATCGGCTTCCAAACTTATGGTCAAGACTATACAGGTCTAAGCTCAACCTTTACACTTGCCAAATTGCGTTACGACTTCAACCTTGGTGATGCGCGCATCTCTATTGGACCTGTAATGCACGCTTACGATCACATTGATACCAACTCATTTGCTAACAACGAAGCTGTTGA includes:
- a CDS encoding iron uptake porin, giving the protein MKKVSLNLAGSLSLLGVIGAVAATPAFAETTTNVSQVSQAMSSDPVAQNVTSVSQLSDVKPTDWAFTALQSLVERYGCIAGYPDSTFRGRQATSRYEFAAGLNACLDKINEIISAGLADKVSKEDLATLQKLQEEFAAELATLRGRVDALDAKVAKLEAQQFSTTTKLSGEAIMSVQGASGNSGTTTSTNVFVSSRVRLDLNTSFTGSDLLKTRLEVGNGGTTNIPGVFGAGTTTGTTGVASNIGFQTYGQDYTGLSSTFTLAKLRYDFNLGDARISIGPVMHAYDHIDTNSFANNEAVDFASTFFINNPLMVLVNGQTGGAGAAFDWNLGKSAFTIRGLYLAGNASSPTATGGATGVNRGLFGDAYQATGELEFAPKNAAGEKPFAIKLQYTNGAVNNANINAGGVNVEWKFAKGIAIFGRYGFGTIDNRGVGATTAGYTAGLFTGTGGIPTTAGNLSPQTWMAGFAFPDLFKEGAMAGVAVGQPFIDRSVGNSSQTNLELFYNFPVTSNIRITPDVQFIFNPNNNSTNSTIFVGTLRTVFSF